A region of the Streptococcus suis genome:
CCTAATACATGCAAGTAGAACGCTGAAGTCTGGTGCTTGCACTAGACGGATGAGTTGCGAACGGGTGAGTAACGCGTAGGTAACCTGCCTCATAGCGGGGGATAACTATTGGAAACGATAGCTAATACCGCATAACAGTATTTACCGCATGGTAGATACTTGAAAGGAGCAATTGCTTCACTATGAGATGGACCTGCGTTGTATTAGCTAGTTGGTGAGGTAACGGCTCACCAAGGCATCGATACATAGCCGACCTGAGAGGGTGATCGGCCACACTGGGACTGAGACACGGCCCAGACTCCTACGGGAGGCAGCAGTAGGGAATCTTCGGCAATGGGGGCAACCCTGACCGAGCAACGCCGCGTGAGTGAAGAAGGTTTTCGGATCGTAAAGCTCTGTTGTAAGAGAAGAACTGTGAGAAGAGTGGAAAGTTTCTCATTTGACGGTATCTTACCAGAAAGGGACGGCTAACTACGTGCCAGCAGCCGCGGTAATACGTAGGTCCCGAGCGTTGTCCGGATTTATTGGGCGTAAAGCGAGCGCAGGCGGTTTGATAAGTCTGAAGTAAAAGGCTGTGGCTTAACCATAGTACGCTTTGGAAACTGTCAAACTTGAGTGCAGAAGGGGAGAGTGGAATTCCATGTGTAGCGGTGAAATGCGTAGATATATGGAGGAACACCGGTGGCGAAAGCGGCTCTCTGGTCTGTAACTGACGCTGAGGCTCGAAAGCGTGGGGAGCGAACAGGATTAGATACCCTGGTAGTCCACGCCGTAAACGATGAGTGCTAGGTGTTGGGTCCTTTCCGGGACTCAGTGCCGCAGCTAACGCATTAAGCACTCCGCCTGGGGAGTACGACCGCAAGGTTGAAACTCAAAGGAATTGACGGGGGCCCGCACAAGCGGTGGAGCATGTGGTTTAATTCGAAGCAACGCGAAGAACCTTACCAGGTCTTGACATCCCGATGACCACCCTAGAGATAGGGTTTCTCTTCGGAGCATCGGTGACAGGTGGTGCATGGTTGTCGTCAGCTCGTGTCGTGAGATGTTGGGTTAAGTCCCGCAACGAGCGCAACCCCTATTGTTAGTTGCCATCATTCAGTTGGGCACTCTAGCGAGACTGCCGGTAATAAACCGGAGGAAGGTGGGGATGACGTCAAATCATCATGCCCCTTATGACCTGGGCTACACACGTGCTACAATGGCTGGTACAACGAGTCGCAAGTCGGTGACGGCAAGCTAATCTCTTAAAGCCAGTCTCAGTTCGGATTGTAGGCTGCAACTCGCCTACATGAAGTCGGAATCGCTAGTAATCGCGGATCAGCACGCCGCGGTGAATACGTTCCCGGGCCTTGTACACACCGCCCGTCACACCACGAGAGTTTGTAACACCCGAAGTCGGTGAGGTAACCTTTAAGGAGCCAGCCGCCTAAGGTGGGATAGATGATTGGGGTGAAGTCGTAACAAGGTAGCCGTATCGGAAGGTGCGGCTGGATCACCTCCTTTCTAAGGAAATGGAAACCTGTACGTCAGTCTTCTTTAATTTTGAGAGGTCTTGTGGGGCCTTAGCTCAGCTAAGCGAAACCTTTAGGTTGAAGCTTTGTCGAAACTAGCGGAGCTAGTGCACGACAGGGGCCAGCGTCTCAAAAATGATATTATATCGAAACAATTAAATACGTTAACAGGTACATAAAAATGTACGGGGCCTTAGCTCAGCTGGGAGAGCGCCTGCTTTGCACGCAGGAGGTCAGCGGTTCGATCCCGCTAGGCTCCATTATCTAGGATACAGAGTAACCTAGATAACTAAGATAACTGAATACGAACCTAAACTTCCTAGGAATAAGTCAAAACCACCTAGTGTCTAAAGACACGTCGTTGGTTATCTCCTTATTCTACGAAAGTTTTGCGACAAATCGCATCGGTTCTTAATATCTTAGAACTTGTCCATTGAAAATTGAATATCTATCAAACATTCCTGATGTATCTGAAAGGATACATTAAGAAATAGTAACAAGAAAATAAACCGAAAACGCTGTGAATATTTAATGAGTTTTCTAATTTTTGAAAAAATTAGGTTAATAAGGTTAAGTTAATAAGGGCGCACGGTGGATGCCTTGGCACTAGAAGCCGATGAAGGACGTGACTAACGACGAAATGCCTTGGGGAGCTGTAAGTAAGCAATGATCCAGGGATGTCCGAATGGGGGAACCCGGCAGGTAATGCCTGTCACTCACTACTGTTAAGGTAGTGAAGAGGAAGACGCAGTGAACTGAAACATCTAAGTAGCTGCAGGAAGAGAAAGCAAAAGCGATTGCCTTAGTAGCGGCGAGCGAAACGGCAGGAGGGCAAACCGAGGAGTTTACTCCTCGGGGTTGTAGGACTGCAATGTGGACTTAAAGAGTATAGAAGAACTACCTGGGAAGGTAGGCCAAAGAGAGTAATAGCCTCGTATTTGAAATGTTCTTTATACCTAGCAGTATCCTGAGTACGGCGAGACACGCGAAATCTCGTCGGAATCTGGGAGGACCATCTCCCAACCCTAAATACTCTCTAGTGACCGATAGTGAACCAGTACCGTGAGGGAAAGGTGAAAAGTACCCCGGAAGGGGAGTGAAATAGAACCTGAAACCGTGTGCCTACAACAAGTTCGAGCCCGTTAATGGGTGAGAGCGTGCCTTTTGTAGAATGAACCGGCGAGTTACGATATGATGCGAGGTTAAGTTGAAGAGACGGAGCCGTAGGGAAACCGAGTCTTAATAGGGCGGATTAGTATTATGTCGTAGACCCGAAACCATGTGACCTACCCATGAGCAGGTTGAAGGTGCGGTAAGACGCACTGGAGGACCGAACCAGGGCACGTTGAAAAGTGCTTGGATGACTTGTGGGTAGCGGAGAAATTCCAAACGAACTTGGAGATAGCTGGTTCTCTCCGAAATAGCTTTAGGGCTAGCGTCGACATTTGAGAATCTTGGAGGTAGAGCACTGTTTGGATGAGGGGGCCATCTCGGTTTACTGATTTCAGATAAACTCCGAATGCCAATGATTTATGGTCGGCAGTCAGACTGCGAGTGCTAAGATCCGTAGTCGAAAGGGAAACAGCCCAGACCACCAGCTAAGGTCCCAAAATAATTGTTAAGTGGAAAAGGATGTGGGGTTGCACAGACAACTAGGATGTTAGCTTAGAAGCAGCTATTCATTCAAAGAGTGCGTAATAGCTCACTAGTCGAGTGACCCTGCGCCGAAAATGTACCGGGGCTAAAACAATTTACCGAAGCTGTGGATAACACATTAGTGTTATGGTAGGAGAGCGTTCTATGTGTGAAGAAGGTATACCGTGAGGAGTGCTGGAACGCATAGAAGTGAGAATGCCGGTATGAGTAGCGAAAGATGGGTGAGAATCCCATCCACCGTAAGACTAAGGTTTCCAGGGGAAGGCTCGTCCGCCCTGGGTTAGTCGGGACCTAAGGAGAGACCGAAGGGTGTATCCGATGGACAACAGGTTGATATTCCTGTACTAGAGTATGAAGTGATGGAGGGACGCAGTAGGCTAACTAAAGCGGGCGATTGGAAGAGCCCGTCTAAGCAGTGAGGTGTGATATGAGTCAAATGCTTGTATCTGTAACATTGAGCTGTGATGGGGAGCGAAGTTAAGTAGCGAAGTTAGTGACGTCACACTGCCGAGAAAAGCTTCTAGCGATGTATCATACTCTACCCGTACCGCAAACCGACACAGGTAGTCGAGGCGAGTAGCCTCAGGTGAGCGAGAGAACTCTCGTTAAGGAACTCGGCAAAATGACCCCGTAACTTCGGGAGAAGGGGTGCTGACTTAAAGTCAGCCGCAGTGAATAGGCCCAAGCAACTGTTTATCAAAAACACAGCTCTCTGCTAAATCGTAAGATGATGTATAGGGGGTGACGCCTGCCCGGTGCTGGAAGGTTAAGAGGAGGGTTTAGCGCAAGCGAAGATCTGAATTGAAGCCCCAGTAAACGGCGGCCGTAACTATAACGGTCCTAAGGTAGCGAAATTCCTTGTCGGGTAAGTTCCGACCCGCACGAAAGGCGTAATGATTTGGGCACTGTCTCAACGAGAGACTCGGTGAAATTTTAGTACCTGTGAAGATGCAGGTTACCCGCGACAGGACGGAAAGACCCCATGGAGCTTTACTGCAGTTTGATATTGAGTATCTGTACCACATGTACAGGATAGGTAGGAGCCTATGAAGTCGGGACGCCAGTTTCGACTGAGGCGCTGTTGGGATACTACCCTTGTGTTATGGCTACTCTAACCCGGATAGGTTATCCCTATCGGAGACAGTGTCTGACGGGCAGTTTGACTGGGGCGGTCGCCTCCTAAAAGGTAACGGAGGCGCCCAAAGGTTCCCTCAGAATGGTTGGAAATCATTCGCAGAGTGTAAAGGTATAAGGGAGCTTGACTGCGAGAGCTACAACTCGAGCAGGGACGAAAGTCGGGCTTAGTGATCCGGTGGTTCCGTATGGAAGGGCCATCGCTCAACGGATAAAAGCTACCCTGGGGATAACAGGCTTATCTCCCCCAAGAGTTCACATCGACGGGGAGGTTTGGCACCTCGATGTCGGCTCGTCGCATCCTGGGGCTGTAGTCGGTCCCAAGGGTTGGGCTGTTCGCCCATTAAAGCGGCACGCGAGCTGGGTTCAGAACGTCGTGAGACAGTTCGGTCCCTATCCGTCGCGGGCGTAGGAAATTTGAGAGGATCTGCTCCTAGTACGAGAGGACCAGAGTGGACTTACCGCTGGTGTACCAGTTGTCTTGCCAAAGGCATCGCTGGGTAGCTATGTAGGGACGGGATAAACGCTGAAAGCATCTAAGTGTGAAACCCACCTCAAGATGAGATTTCCCATAACTTTATGTTAGTAAGAGCCCTGAGAGATGATCAGGTAGATAGGTTGGAAGTGGAAGTGTGGCGACACATGTAGCGGACCAATACTAATCGCTCGAGGACTTATCCAAGAATAAGTAATGAGAACGTTAAGAAAAGCGTATGATTTTAGGAAATCAACGCGGAAGTCGGTTAGACTTCAAGGCGATTTTTCTAAATCACTAGCTTTTTAGTTCGAATACAATTACTTATTAAAACTAGAGTCGATATTGACAAGCGATCGGTTTCTTGTTAGAATATAGATATTCAATTTTGAGTTGACAAGACTCAGTAGTTAAGTGACGATAGCCTAGGAGATACACCTGTACCCATACCGAACACAGCAGTTAAGCCCTAGAACGCCTGAAGTAGTTGGGGGTTGCCCCCTGTTAGATACGGTAGTCGCTTAGCATATTCCGCCATAGCTCAGTTGGTAGAGCGCATGACTGTTAATCATGATGTCACAGGTTCGAGCCCTGTTGGCGGAGTAAAGAGAAATCTTTAGTATATGGTCCGTTGGTCAAGGGGTTAAGACACCGCCTTTTCACGGCGGTAACACGGGTTCGAATCCCGTACGGACTATATTTGGAGGCTGCTTAGGCCTCTTTTTTTGGTTTTTTGAGGTGTATGGGCTTTAATTTGACTCTTTTTTCTTTTCTTGTTACTTTGTCTATTCATTGTTTGTTGATATAATAGAGACATGAAAAGATTATGTGATGAATTATCGGTTTTGCCAGGGATTGGTCCAAAATCGGCTGAAAAATTCTTAAAAATTAACATTCAGAATATTAATGATTTGCTGACTTACTATCCATTTAGATATGAAGATTTTGAGATTAAGTCTATTTATGATTTGCAGGATGGGGAGAAGGCAGTGGTAGTTGGGGAGGTGGTATCTCCAGCTAATGTACAGTATTATGGTTACAAAAGAAATAGACTCCGTTTTTCAATGAAACAGGGAGAGGTTGTCTTAGCAGTTTCGTTTTTTAATCAGCCTTATTTAGCAGATAAGATTGTTTTGGGGCAGGATATTGCAGTTTGGGGAAAGTGGGATAAGGCTAAGGCAAGTTTGACAGGAATGAAAGTTTTGGCTCAAGTATCAGATGAGTTACAACCTGTCTATCATGTGGCGCAGGGGATTTCGCAAGTAAATTTGGTTAAGGCTATTAAAACAGCTATTGAACAGGGATATTTGCATTTATTAGAGGAGAACTTGCCATCAGTTTTACGAGAGCGCTATCGGTTAATGAATCGCCGAGAGGCGGTTTTTGCGATGCATTTTCCGACAAATTTAGAAGAGTATAGACAAGCTTTGCGACGTATGAAGTTTGAGGAATTATTTTATTTTCAATTACAGTTGCAAATGCTGAAAGCCAATAATCGTGATATTTCGAATGGTTTGAAGATTGCCTATGATGCTGATAGATTGGCTATGCAAATAAGACAATTGCCGTTTGTCTTAACGGATGCTCAGTCTGGGGCTTTGGCTGAAATACTATCAGATATGAAGTCCTATGGGCACATGAATCGCTTGTTACAAGGGGATGTTGGTTCAGGAAAGACAGTAGTTGCTGGATTGGCTATGTTTGCCGCTGTGACTGCGGGGATGCAGGCTGCAATTATGGTGCCGACAGAAATTTTGGCTGAGCAACACTTTGAGAGTTTGCGCCAGCTTTTTCCAGAACTTTCTATTGCTCTTTTGACAGGGGGAATGAAGGCTACGGAGCGTCGTACTGCTTTAGAGGCGATTTCTAGTGGTCAGGTAGACATCATTGTAGGAACTCACGCTCTTATCCAGGAAAGTGTGACGTACCATAAGCTTGGTTTGGTTGTGACGGATGAGCAACATCGTTTTGGTGTTAAACAGCGCCGTCTGTTTCGTGAGAAGGGTGATAATCCGGATGTGCTTATGATGACTGCTACACCTATTCCTCGGACGTTAGCCATTACAGCTTTTGGAGATATGGATGTATCGATTATTAATCAGTTACCTGCTGGTCGGAAGCCAATTATCACTCGCTGGGTCAAACATCAACAGCTGCCCACGGTCTTAGATTGGTTGGAGAAGGAGCTAGAAGTGGGTGCTCAGGTTTATTTTATCTCTCCGCTGATTGAAGAATCTGAGGCTCTAGATTTAAAGAATGCTGTAGATCTGCAATCTGATTTACAGGCGCATTTTGGAGAGCAAGTTACAGTGGATTTGTTACACGGTAAGATGAAGAATGACGAGAAAGATGCCATCATGCAGGCTTTTAAGGAGCGAAAAACGAATATTTTGGTTTCTACCACTGTTATTGAAGTCGGAGTCAATGTGCCCAATGCAACGGTGATGGTTATTATGGATGCAGATCGTTTTGGTTTGAGCCAATTACATCAGTTGAGAGGGCGTGTAGGACGTGGTCATAAGCAGTCTTATGCAGTGTTAGTTGCTAATCCTAAAACAGAGTCTGGTAAGGAACGCATGAAAATTATGACAGAGACGACAGATGGTTTTATTTTGGCTGAAGCAGACTTAAAAATGCGTGGGTCTGGAGAAATATTTGGAACTCGTCAATCAGGTTTGCCAGAATTTCAGGTTGCAAATATTATCGAGGACTATCCGATTTTAGAGGAAGCAAGACGAGTTGCTAGTCAGATTGTTAGCGTGGAAAATTGGCAGGAGGACCCTAATTGGTCGATTTTGCTTGCTAATTTGAAAGATGGAGAGGAATTGGACTAGTCATATAAAAAAGGCCAACACACCTGTGTTGGTCTTTTGACATATTGTATAGTTCGTCAGCGATTAACCTTGGATGTAATCTGCCAAGCTTTGCTCTTCCAAGCCTGCATTGAGAGCGATAAGGAGTTTGAGCCGGGCTTTTTGAGCATTCAATTCTTTAACAAATAGAATGCCGTCTTTCTCCAGTTGGATGCCACCTCCTTGGTAGGCATAGACAGGCTCAGCAATTCCGTTAAAACAGCGAGATACCAGAATAATGGGTATCCTTTGATCAAGGAGTTTCTTAATGGCTGGAAGGATGGTAGGCGGAAGATTTCCGGCGCCGAGTGCTTCAATGACTAAACCGGAAATTGAGCTTGCAGTGAGAGAATCAAGGAGAATGGAGTCCATATCTGCATAAGCTTTTATGATTGGAACCGTTCCTGTGACTGTTGATAAGTCAAATCGAACACGTGGTTCAGCAGTTTTAAAATAGAGAATCTCTCGTTTGGTGACTAATCCCAGTGGTCCATGGGTTGGTGTTTGAAAGGTTGAGACATTGGTGGTATGGGTTTTTGTAACATATTTAGCAGCATGAATTTCATCGTTCATGACCACTAGAACACCTTTATCTGCGGATTTAGCATCAGCAGCCACACGTAGGGCTGTTCGGTAGTTATAAATCCCGTCGCTACCTAGTTCATTTGAGGAACGCATAGCTCCGGTCAATACAATTGGTTTTTCTGGAATAGCCATTGTATCAAGGAAATAGGCAGTTTCTTCTAAAGTATCTGTGCCATGTGTAATGACAAAACCATCGAAGTTCATTTGTTCTTCTTTGATTTTTTGGTATAGAGTCATCATGTGTTCTAAGCGAATGTGTGGACTTGGAACATTGAGAAAATCCAAGGATATCACTTGAATTTCTTCTAGTGGGCTATCAATTTGGGTCATTGGATTGATTTTACTCGATGCAACTTCACCCTGATGATTGGCTTGCATAGAAATGGTTCCACCTGTATGCAGTACTAGAATTTTTTTCATAAATTTTCAGTTTCTTTCAAAGTGTGATATACTAATTGTAACATAATTCTTAGAAAGTAGGTGAGTTGGTTGACGATAAAGGCTGTATTTTTCGATATTGATGGTACCTTATTGACCGACAATCGTATGGTTAGTAGTTCAACTATTCTCGCCATTAATGCTTTGAAAGAGAAGGGGATTTTAGTTGGTCTAGCTACAGGACGTGACCCTCGTTTTGTTTTGCAGTATATGGCTAGTTTAGGGCTAGATTTGGTCATTGCTTATAATGGTCAATATATTTTTTCAAGAGAAGAAGTTATTTATAGTCAGAGTTTAGAGCCAAAGCAAATTGAACAAATTATGGAGTATGCGCAAACTCACCATAAGGATTTATCTTTTGGAACTGCTAAAGGCATATTTGGTAGTAAGATTATGAGTGCTGGAACAGGAAATTTTGCCTATCGTGTGACGCGTATGATTCCGGAGTCCTGGGCTGGAATCATAAATTTTATTTTCAATCGCTTGGTACGTTGGATTAGTCCTCAACAGGAAACGAATTTGAAAGGTTTTCTCTTTCAACCAATCTATCAGCTGATGTTGCTGACGACGGAAAGGGAGACACAATCATTGGAGATGCTCTTTCCGAACTTGTCTTTTACACGTTCGAGTCCTTATGCGACTGATATTATCAGTAAGGGAAATTCAAAATTATCGGGTATTGTAAAGGTTGCAGATCGATATGGTTTTGAGTTAGATGAAGTTATGGTATTCGGGGATTCTAATAATGATTTTGAAATGTTGAATGAAATTCAGCACTCGGTAGCGATGGGAAATGGGACGAAAAAGGTAAAACAAGCAGCTTCCTTTGTTACGGATACAAATAATCGTGATGGGATTTATAAGGCATTAATTCATTTTGGTGTGATTGAGGGATAAGATGTTTCAGAGCAAGGACGATAATTTTAATAGGGTAAAGGATTTTCATTTTTTAATGGATGGTGAAACCCAAGAACTTCCCAGTGTGTATGATGGACAGACGGCTTTGCATCGCGCTGGTTTTAAATTGGAGGAGTTGGTAGAATTTCTACATGCAGCTTCAGAATCTGAAGTTGAGTTTCATGATTTTATTCAACAACTTCATCAGGATTTAGATACTGCTGTTGCTAAGGTATCTGGCAAGAGAGGTTTCGGGGTTTCGATGCAGGATCAGGTAGATGCTTTGCTGGATATTCTTTATTTTACATATGGTTCGTTTGTTTTGATGGGGGTTGATCCAGAACCAATTTTTCAGATAGTCCATACTGCGAATATGGGGAAAACATTTCCAGATGGGAAGGCCCATTTTGATCCAATTAGCCATAAAATTTTAAAACCTGATGATTGGGAAG
Encoded here:
- a CDS encoding DNA helicase RecG: MKRLCDELSVLPGIGPKSAEKFLKINIQNINDLLTYYPFRYEDFEIKSIYDLQDGEKAVVVGEVVSPANVQYYGYKRNRLRFSMKQGEVVLAVSFFNQPYLADKIVLGQDIAVWGKWDKAKASLTGMKVLAQVSDELQPVYHVAQGISQVNLVKAIKTAIEQGYLHLLEENLPSVLRERYRLMNRREAVFAMHFPTNLEEYRQALRRMKFEELFYFQLQLQMLKANNRDISNGLKIAYDADRLAMQIRQLPFVLTDAQSGALAEILSDMKSYGHMNRLLQGDVGSGKTVVAGLAMFAAVTAGMQAAIMVPTEILAEQHFESLRQLFPELSIALLTGGMKATERRTALEAISSGQVDIIVGTHALIQESVTYHKLGLVVTDEQHRFGVKQRRLFREKGDNPDVLMMTATPIPRTLAITAFGDMDVSIINQLPAGRKPIITRWVKHQQLPTVLDWLEKELEVGAQVYFISPLIEESEALDLKNAVDLQSDLQAHFGEQVTVDLLHGKMKNDEKDAIMQAFKERKTNILVSTTVIEVGVNVPNATVMVIMDADRFGLSQLHQLRGRVGRGHKQSYAVLVANPKTESGKERMKIMTETTDGFILAEADLKMRGSGEIFGTRQSGLPEFQVANIIEDYPILEEARRVASQIVSVENWQEDPNWSILLANLKDGEELD
- a CDS encoding asparaginase, whose translation is MKKILVLHTGGTISMQANHQGEVASSKINPMTQIDSPLEEIQVISLDFLNVPSPHIRLEHMMTLYQKIKEEQMNFDGFVITHGTDTLEETAYFLDTMAIPEKPIVLTGAMRSSNELGSDGIYNYRTALRVAADAKSADKGVLVVMNDEIHAAKYVTKTHTTNVSTFQTPTHGPLGLVTKREILYFKTAEPRVRFDLSTVTGTVPIIKAYADMDSILLDSLTASSISGLVIEALGAGNLPPTILPAIKKLLDQRIPIILVSRCFNGIAEPVYAYQGGGIQLEKDGILFVKELNAQKARLKLLIALNAGLEEQSLADYIQG
- a CDS encoding Cof-type HAD-IIB family hydrolase, producing the protein MTIKAVFFDIDGTLLTDNRMVSSSTILAINALKEKGILVGLATGRDPRFVLQYMASLGLDLVIAYNGQYIFSREEVIYSQSLEPKQIEQIMEYAQTHHKDLSFGTAKGIFGSKIMSAGTGNFAYRVTRMIPESWAGIINFIFNRLVRWISPQQETNLKGFLFQPIYQLMLLTTERETQSLEMLFPNLSFTRSSPYATDIISKGNSKLSGIVKVADRYGFELDEVMVFGDSNNDFEMLNEIQHSVAMGNGTKKVKQAASFVTDTNNRDGIYKALIHFGVIEG
- a CDS encoding HAD family hydrolase, yielding MFQSKDDNFNRVKDFHFLMDGETQELPSVYDGQTALHRAGFKLEELVEFLHAASESEVEFHDFIQQLHQDLDTAVAKVSGKRGFGVSMQDQVDALLDILYFTYGSFVLMGVDPEPIFQIVHTANMGKTFPDGKAHFDPISHKILKPDDWEERFAPEEKIQEELKRQIKRLDS